The genomic stretch TGCAAGGAACCGAAATCAAATATATACAATGAAGGAACTTTACTAAATGTCATGAGAAGTATAAGATAAGCAAagtttctagatacatagagaGATGTAGAACAGCCACTTCATCATTGCAAAAACTGTTATTTTTATCTTATCTACCAAACAGTTAAGCAAGAGTTCTAAATGAGAAAATAGTAATGGTAAAAGGAGCTTTTAGTGTTCAAAATCAAACCTCTAGGGCACAAATTGTTATCACACGCTCCCTGCAACCGCTAACAGGAGCGCCCACATCAATACAAGCACCAGTTTCATCTTCAATACCTTTGATAATCAAGCCCTTCTTGCCAATCAAACCTCCAGCAAGATAGGTAGGCAAGAGAAGTCTGAATGAAATTTGCTGAAGACCTTTACTTTGAACATCTCCTGTATTACCTTCTGGACAACCAGTCTTAGGGACACTGCCTTGTGCAAACTCTGTGGATGCCTCTGAGCACAAAATTCCGACATTTGGCTCAGGCACTTCTGAAGATGCCCATGGGAGTATTGAACCTTCTTTGTTAACAGAAGTTGTTGAGCCATCGACTGGCTGATCACCTTGAAGACAGCTAGACAAAGCAACTAGAGCTTTCCTTACAGCAGTCCTATCTCCAGTTAtctgaaaaataaacaaaacaagaCAGTAACCAAAACTGTAGAGTAGCAAATTACAGCAGTAAATCTTTCTCAGTAATTAAGCATCATGAGTCATATGATCTCATTATAAATGCACAGAACCGACATTCCAAAAACCAAAAGGTCATTACACGAATCCCTGACAATGTGCCTAAACATTTGCTCATTAGTTTGTTTTGCAGCAAAAGAACCAGAAACCAAATGGATTACTCATTGCTACAGCATTATTAAGTGAGGCAAGAACAGACTGCTCGTTATCTGTGTGATTCATTGTCCTAGATCCTATAGACCTATACTAGCCTTCTAGTTCATTCACATTTTTTTCTTGCAACAGTACAGAAATGGACTCGTGCTGCGATAAGAATGCACCTATGAAAGAATACATAACTAAATAATATATATGAGAAACAGCGCAACGAGAACAAAATGTGTCGAGGTCAAGAAAATAATATCgcactgcaaaaaaaaatgtacaacATGTCAAATCCAAAAGAAGCTCATAAGCATTGCTAGTATCTGTGCACACCATGCGTGCACATTGCACGACAATCAATTCCACGATTCCACATTGTACAATTATAAGCAGATCATGTCACAAAGGTAATCGTGCTGCATAGCAAACAACAGTCCCTACTTATATGGAAGCAAAGAGCAAGCTGCACCTTTAGAACAAGTTGCAATTTTCTATGTTGAAGTTATATATGATTCCCCTGGCCCTCTCCCTCCATGTAAACAAAGACATTCAAACATTTTTAAATTTCCATGACACTGCACTGGGTCGCAAGCGTGAGCTCACGTCCAGTATGCAACCACACATTTCCCCCCAAAAAGGAGGATTCACAAATGCACAGAGCACAATAGCGATTGAGGGAAGCATGAAGAGTAGCACGTACAACTACCAGCTTAGCTAAAATCGTAGAAGAGAGATCGCTGGTATACCTCCACTACCTCCTCGGGAGGCtgcccctgcggcggcggcgccgcctcctccaacgGCACGACGCGCACGTGGGCGCCGGCATTCAGGGCGATCCTCCCCAGGACGCCCCTCCCGGCGGCCGCCTCGAGCCGGTCGGGCTCGACGAGGAGCAGGCACGTGACGCGACCGCGGGgcccctcctcctcggcgcggtAGAGCGCCCCCtcggcgtcgacgacggcgacgagcgcctCCTGCGCGGGCGAGAGCGCGAGGGGCTCcccggacgaggaggaggcctCGGCGACGcggacgggggcggcggggccgagtaCGGCAGCGACGACGCGGCCGCCCGCGGCGGTCGGGTCGAGGGGCTCGACGCGGACCTGCAgcgcggcggtgcggcggcgcagcgggttGGCGGCGGCGTAGAGGCGCATGGTGTCGGCGTCGGAGAAGgacggcgggaggaggaggcggaagaCGACGAGATCGGcctcggcatcggcggcggcggagccgggggaggaggcggcggcggcgaaggcggcgtgcGGCGAGAAGTGGGGTTTCGCCGCGGCCATCGCTGGTCGGTGGGTGGAGTTTTCCGCCGGGGAGGAGAAAGTGAGCGAGACAGGGGAAGTGGGGGACGGACGAGCAGGTGGGGTTTTGCCGTTTCGGTGCGGAATCTCAGGGGCAGCCTGGGGATTTCGCGCGCCGAGCTCTTGTGCTTTTTGTCTTGGGCAATGGGCCCAAGGACTCTTCGTcttaggacctgtttggatGCAGtttgttaaaatttagcacctgtcatatcggatgtttgaatactaaaaatttaacacctgtcatatcggatgtttgaatactaattaggagtattaaacatagtttaattataaaactaattgcacagatggagtctaattcgcgagatgaatctattaagtctaattagtccatgatttgacaatgtggtgctccatttgtgcaattagttttgcaattatcTCAtttttagttctcctaattagcattcgaacatccgatgtgactctactaaagtttagcacctcgtatccaaacacccccttatgtTCAAAGCTTAACTTTAGATTTGGTTGTTTTGTCCTTCTATTCATGTGATACGAACATGACAGATCGTTAATAAATATCATTAGTAGTACTTGATTGCAAATGCGTTGGATGGTTGAATACATGTTTTGATTTCACCTATTTATGCTCAGTTGCTTACCATGTGTGCACAATACTTGTCCATGTCCATGAGCCAAATAAAAGTTAAGCAAGGAATGACCACACTTGCAACTTCTTCTCCGAGCATGCTAGAGCTTCACTCCTCCATTTTacaaaatattttcaaattacatAACGCACGCAAAAAATAACGGGTGGTTACAAAGTTAGTGAGTAATGCACAGCGCAGATACAAATGCAGCTACGTCAAAAGATACTCTGCAGCCATCTACCTGTCCCTGTCATTATAGTTAAGGATGGGCATGGAGTGGTTCGTGGATCCACTCTAATTTAACTTGATTAAATAACTGTTCAGTTTGAGCTAGACAAAACTGAAAAACGAATTAACTAAGTTGTACAATGGAACAATAATGGACTGACGCTTGCTCAACCCTAATTGTTGTAGAGAAAATGAGTGACAACGCaatattgcattttttttcctttgaataGACAAATCCTTGGTTCGTGGAAATTTCTTGGCCTAgccaagaacaaaaaaaaagttgtatAAGATCAGGTTGGGGAATATTCTAAACAAATCTACTGAAAACATACTCAAATTGTTTTAAATTTGTaaatcattttatcttttttctatTCAATTTCTTTAATTTGAAATTGTATAtgtcaatatattttttaaaattgatcaaaattatacAACTTAACTTATAGAAAAACTAACCTATGATTTGAAACAGAAGCTCCGACTACGAAACAATTCGCGGAGGACAAAAGCATCCCAAACATTTGCTCTGCTACTTGGATTTTTTTGCTAATGCATGTCAGTAGGCTAGAACCTTCGCAAACCTGCAGTCCACCATCATCAATTCACCAAAGCAAATAAGAAAACAAATGGCAAATAATTTTGTGTGTCAAAATGGCCatataaaaagtttggaggagTCCAAACTGAACGCTAAGAGAAAAAAAGAGTAGCCACGGGGATAGCCTAATAATATTTCACGAGCCCAATGCACAAATGCAGCAAcgcttctcctctccctcctcatgCCTCTCCCTCAGCTAAGATTGTAACATTATGGCAGCAAGCTATGCAGGCTAGCAATTTGATCAACTCGCAGCATACAAGAGTAACTCCATCAAAGCTCCTAAGAGTTTAAAAGGTAGGgacgggagaaaaaaaaatccaactcCAACAGGTCCTTACTAGAGTTCCTACTCTAGGAAGGACCCTACCTTCTCCCTTTAAACCCCTTCTCCTACGGGGCGTATAGGGAGGCCCCTACTCGGCCGGTATCGGTTTTTCCTCCCCACCTGCGCTTACCTCCATTTTCCCACGCCCCAGTTCCTCGCGCCGCCCCATCCTCGCGCCACCTCCAAGCAACCGAGGGCGGCACATCCTCGCCGGATCCGACCCCTTCGCATCCGAATTCGCGAGAGGGAGCCGCCACCGGTCCATCCGAATCCGCGAGATGAAGAATAGAGTGTATCCGTGGCAAAAGTCAAAGTAACACAAAAACCTAGTACGTACTGAAGAGGACACGTAAAATGGAAATAAaatcatgatttatttttttcccttggAGTCATGAAAGTTTGTACTACAACACTAGTGAATAGTGATATGCTTTCCCGTGCTCGAATTTAAGGCAGGCGCTCAAGTTTGTACTTTTCTTGAGAGCAGGTAAATGACATATGCAAGGCATGCTGCACCGTTCACCTAAAACGAGCCCAGTAGTTTTCCCAATAAAATTGTATTTTTACTTATGGTCATAATTAAATTGTTGACCAATCACGCATGCCTCTCAGTTTGATCCGTCATCGTCATCGATCCATTCAAACTGCCCAAGAAAATTGACCACCAAATAAACACAGGCCCAGCCTAGCAAATCGACCGATCGATCCCCTTtcctcgcccgccgctgccgccgtcagatccatggccgccgccgacgctagcgccggctccggcgcccTCCCAAACTGGGTGATGCTGGAGCGCTTCATCTTCCGTAGGGACGACGCCCAGTCTTTCCGCGAGGACAAGAGGACCTCCGCGACCGGCGAGACCTCCGTCGGCGCTCACTTCCGCATCTCCTTCATCCTCGCCGAGCCCCCCACTCCCTCGCGCCTCTACCTCAGCTGGCCTGGAGGCCCCAAGCACGAGATGATGTGCCACCTCGCGGCGGCCCACCGCAACCTCGTCCTCCTCAGGCTGGACTCCTTCGTCGACCCCTCTTACCCGTCGCCGTTCGGCGAGATGGCGCACGACTACTTCATCTACTACGTCGCCGCCGACCCCCGCTCGCAGGCGCAATCCACGCCTGCTCTCAGACGGCTGCCAGGTTGCACCGTGCACAACGCGTATTTCGGGAGGCCGATCCCGCGCCCGTTCGAGCCTTGGGGTGTTGGCCTGTTGTGCTGTGGTGAGGAGTTTGCCGTGGCGTATATGAGCGTAAGCAGGCGTGACCCGGAGGCCGAGGCGCTGGAGGTGGAGTTGTGGGTGCTCCGCTCGACCGTCAGAGATGATTCTACTGATGGTGGTGAGAAGTGGGAGGCCAAGTATCTGCCGCTCCAGGGGCAGGATGTTGAACACATCAATCTGCTCGACTTTACGACAAGCGAAGTGGTTCCCTTCAAGAATTCCCTCTGCTGGGTGGACTATAGGAGGGGCATATTGTATTGTGAGGACGTCTGTGGAGACAGCCCCAAGGCCGTCTTCGTCGGTTTTCCTCCGGGTTACTCCAGCTACCATCCTTCAGTCCGCCCCGAGTTGTACCGCCCCGAGTTGTACCGCGGCTTGTGCGTCACCGAAGGTGGTCGCACGTTGGCATTCCTTGATGTTGTCCGCCGTGATGGCATTGATATAGGCCCAATGGTGCCTGCTGGTTTCACCATCATCTCCATGGCACTGACGGAAACGCAGTCAGCCAATAGTTTTGTGGTTAAAGCAGATGACCTGTGGGCTACACACTCCACGAAGGATCTCCCACATGAGGTTATGATGCTCCCGTTGCTGAGTATGGATGATATCAATGTTGCGCACTTTGTATTGTATGATTGGGCAGACTTGTCTGGCAAGTTCAAGATCTCGCTAGTTACCATTGACCTGAGCACCAAGCGAGTGGTTGGCTCAGTTGTTCCATACATCAATGAGGAAGATCTTTCTACTGACGACGCTGATTTGGTCAAGGTTAAACCAAATTTCTTTATGCCCTTCCTTCCAGCAGAATTCCCCAAGTTCCTGAATCTCCAAAGGTAATTACCACATTGCCTTCCACTGTAACTTGCACACAATAATTGCCATTACATGCAGTCTATTTCCTTTTTGTTGGCCTTAGCTTTTGCCGATCTTATTATTCAACCTTGGTGTCCTTGGAGTAATCTGGCTGAACTTGACCTTTCAATTTGAAGTGAAATTTTTAAATCCATTTAGTCAGACAAACAGGACAGCCAGGAATAAGAAAATTCTGACTGCTAGCACTGCACTGTATTTTCTTCACTATTTTGATTCTGCCTATCCAATTATCGAATGATTTAGTTCAGTTATTACCAACAACATGGGACACTTTAATTTGTAATAGTTGTATGCATATAAAACTTATATTTTACTCAGAGGGTCATGGCATGAGTCATAAATTATATACATTCATGATCTATGTACCACCAACGGAAGTTCCAAATGCCGTCGATTCATTGAACCTCCGTTAGGCATTTACTAGTCCGTAGACGGCACTAAAATGGAATAGTTGGATATTAACTGAATTATGCTGAACTGAAATCTCCTAACCGACCTCAATACCAATGCGAGCACGAACAATCGAAATGGAAACAAAAACAAGAGATGTGCCCTAGGCACATGAAGTGGGAAAGCGCAAAGAAATTTAGAACATTGTCTTCATTTGGCAACCCAAATATTAAATGCTGATGGAGAGGAGGGCAAACCAAGATATGCAGATGAGCAACGGACTAAGATGATGGCAAACCTAAGTTTCAATTtatactatatatttttgctatTATTGAAATCATCAACACTTGTGATCCCTGAAAAGTGTTTATTTCCAATTTGTATACTGAAGTCTCCACTGTATTTCAGGACGAGGAAGAACCCTGCATGAATCACTTTCACTGCACCGGCCACTTGTCACCCTTTTTGGGTTCTGCTGTGTTAAGTGATGGGCTATTTCATTC from Setaria italica strain Yugu1 chromosome II, Setaria_italica_v2.0, whole genome shotgun sequence encodes the following:
- the LOC111256450 gene encoding uncharacterized protein LOC111256450 produces the protein MAAADASAGSGALPNWVMLERFIFRRDDAQSFREDKRTSATGETSVGAHFRISFILAEPPTPSRLYLSWPGGPKHEMMCHLAAAHRNLVLLRLDSFVDPSYPSPFGEMAHDYFIYYVAADPRSQAQSTPALRRLPGCTVHNAYFGRPIPRPFEPWGVGLLCCGEEFAVAYMSVSRRDPEAEALEVELWVLRSTVRDDSTDGGEKWEAKYLPLQGQDVEHINLLDFTTSEVVPFKNSLCWVDYRRGILYCEDVCGDSPKAVFVGFPPGYSSYHPSVRPELYRPELYRGLCVTEGGRTLAFLDVVRRDGIDIGPMVPAGFTIISMALTETQSANSFVVKADDLWATHSTKDLPHEVMMLPLLSMDDINVAHFVLYDWADLSGKFKISLVTIDLSTKRVVGSVVPYINEEDLSTDDADLVKVKPNFFMPFLPAEFPKFLNLQRTRKNPA
- the LOC101767672 gene encoding KH domain-containing protein HEN4, which gives rise to MAAAKPHFSPHAAFAAAASSPGSAAADAEADLVVFRLLLPPSFSDADTMRLYAAANPLRRRTAALQVRVEPLDPTAAGGRVVAAVLGPAAPVRVAEASSSSGEPLALSPAQEALVAVVDAEGALYRAEEEGPRGRVTCLLLVEPDRLEAAAGRGVLGRIALNAGAHVRVVPLEEAAPPPQGQPPEEVVEITGDRTAVRKALVALSSCLQGDQPVDGSTTSVNKEGSILPWASSEVPEPNVGILCSEASTEFAQGSVPKTGCPEGNTGDVQSKGLQQISFRLLLPTYLAGGLIGKKGLIIKGIEDETGACIDVGAPVSGCRERVITICALEKPDSEYHIVQSALLLIFDRIMEVESNTRSTFEKTSQFSARALVLKTQFDCLVGLGGSIIKEMVNATGARIQILDDTDVPECASSFELVVQITGELMNVRDALCRVSWKLRNNVFSSDGTDYNNGHIPSSDIAESNATSQANIYSTSQYSMDNAHMVDHGPSLSYGMDSVEKTFSSLELSPPEIQKPDNENGVMIDYSDNGIQKPTEPNGIVINNLNHGIVFPEENNIVREVQHAAITRITYETAVSGSILNLVCGESGNNLAQLTEISGADIAVYDPPSEGNEAMIVVSGPPDQAQSAQRLLVELILQGQ